The Cydia amplana chromosome 9, ilCydAmpl1.1, whole genome shotgun sequence genome includes a region encoding these proteins:
- the LOC134651195 gene encoding histone-binding protein N1/N2 isoform X3 produces MADVEEVTQTPSELLASGRRNLAVRDYNAASEALAKACELLAKEHGDTADQCAEAYLWYGKALLGLSREESGVLGDGMPGTGNADGEEDDENEENGENGEEENGESEAEPVKAEADDGVKMSEAESTTKDEPASSSTADDQPGPSNGEAADESMADLENEGDVDNLQLAWEMLDLARSILRRRAARDGAAARAQLADVHLALGEVALESETYDKAVVDMQSCLEIQKELYSSDDRRIAETHYQIGLANSLASNFEDAITHFKNAANILETRIKTLENPAAVKDDATVKKHSTSDPFYSVEGEIKELKELLPEIQEKIQDMMDYKTETKKRLAETLFSSNGESSLNGAGSSSSEAKPKPAASDISHLIKRKRKSSEGDEASAKRANT; encoded by the exons ATGGCTGATGTAGAAGAAGTGACACAGACCCCTTCAGAGCTACTGGCTAGTGGGCGGCGAAACTTAGCTGTCAGAGACTACAACGCGGCCTCTGAGGCTCTGGCTAAGGCCTGCGAGCTCCTGGCCAAAGAACATGGGGACACGGCCGACCAGTGTGCAGAGGCATATCTATG GTATGGCAAGGCCTTATTGGGACTATCGAGAGAAGAGAGTGGGGTTCTTGGTGACGGGATGCCGGGAACTGGCAATGCCGATGGTGAGGAAGATGACGAGAATGAAG AAAACGGTGAGAATGGCGAGGAAGAGAACGGAGAGTCAGAAGCTGAGCCCGTAAAGGCGGAGGCTGACGATGGAGTGAAGATGAGTGAAGCGGAGTCCACCACTAAAGACGAGCCGGCCAGCAGTAGCACTGCTGATGATCAACCT GGCCCATCTAACGGAGAGGCAGCTGACGAGTCAATGGCTGACTTAGAAAACGAAGGCGATGTTGACAACCTCCAGCTAGCATGGGAAATGTTGG ACCTGGCGCGCAGCATACTGCGGCGGCGCGCGGCACGcgacggcgcggcggcgcgtgcGCAGCTCGCCGACGTGCACCTCGCGCTCGGGGAGGTCGCTCTGGAGAGCGAGACATACGACAAGGCAGTCGTCGATATGC AAAGCTGCTTAGAAATCCAAAAAGAACTGTACAGCAGCGACGATCGCCGCATTGCTGAAACCCACTATCAAATCG GTTTAGCAAACTCGCTCGCCTCCAACTTCGAAGACGCGATCACTCACTTCAAAAATGCCGCCAACATCCTCGAGACTCGCATCAAAACTCTAGAGAACCCCGCAGCGGTCAAAGATGATGCCACCGTTAAGAAACACTCCACATCAGACCCGTTCTACTCCGTCGAAGGAGAAATTAAGGAGTTGAAAGAGCTTCTGCCAGAAATTCAGGAGAAAATACAAGATATGATGGACTATAAAACCGAG ACGAAAAAGCGACTCGCCGAAACGCTGTTCTCATCAAACGGCGAAAGCTCCCTCAACGGCGCTGGGTCCAGCTCCTCGGAGGCCAAGCCCAAGCCCGCAGCCTCAGACATCTCCCATCTCATCAAGAGGAAGCGGAAGTCCAGCGAAGGCGACGAGGCCTCCGCTAAAAGGGCTAACACGTGA
- the LOC134651195 gene encoding histone-binding protein N1/N2 isoform X1 translates to MADVEEVTQTPSELLASGRRNLAVRDYNAASEALAKACELLAKEHGDTADQCAEAYLWYGKALLGLSREESGVLGDGMPGTGNADGEEDDENEEQEENGENGEEENGESEAEPVKAEADDGVKMSEAESTTKDEPASSSTADDQPGPSNGEAADESMADLENEGDVDNLQLAWEMLDLARSILRRRAARDGAAARAQLADVHLALGEVALESETYDKAVVDMQSCLEIQKELYSSDDRRIAETHYQIGLANSLASNFEDAITHFKNAANILETRIKTLENPAAVKDDATVKKHSTSDPFYSVEGEIKELKELLPEIQEKIQDMMDYKTETKKRLAETLFSSNGESSLNGAGSSSSEAKPKPAASDISHLIKRKRKSSEGDEASAKRANT, encoded by the exons ATGGCTGATGTAGAAGAAGTGACACAGACCCCTTCAGAGCTACTGGCTAGTGGGCGGCGAAACTTAGCTGTCAGAGACTACAACGCGGCCTCTGAGGCTCTGGCTAAGGCCTGCGAGCTCCTGGCCAAAGAACATGGGGACACGGCCGACCAGTGTGCAGAGGCATATCTATG GTATGGCAAGGCCTTATTGGGACTATCGAGAGAAGAGAGTGGGGTTCTTGGTGACGGGATGCCGGGAACTGGCAATGCCGATGGTGAGGAAGATGACGAGAATGAAG AACAAGAAGAAAACGGTGAGAATGGCGAGGAAGAGAACGGAGAGTCAGAAGCTGAGCCCGTAAAGGCGGAGGCTGACGATGGAGTGAAGATGAGTGAAGCGGAGTCCACCACTAAAGACGAGCCGGCCAGCAGTAGCACTGCTGATGATCAACCT GGCCCATCTAACGGAGAGGCAGCTGACGAGTCAATGGCTGACTTAGAAAACGAAGGCGATGTTGACAACCTCCAGCTAGCATGGGAAATGTTGG ACCTGGCGCGCAGCATACTGCGGCGGCGCGCGGCACGcgacggcgcggcggcgcgtgcGCAGCTCGCCGACGTGCACCTCGCGCTCGGGGAGGTCGCTCTGGAGAGCGAGACATACGACAAGGCAGTCGTCGATATGC AAAGCTGCTTAGAAATCCAAAAAGAACTGTACAGCAGCGACGATCGCCGCATTGCTGAAACCCACTATCAAATCG GTTTAGCAAACTCGCTCGCCTCCAACTTCGAAGACGCGATCACTCACTTCAAAAATGCCGCCAACATCCTCGAGACTCGCATCAAAACTCTAGAGAACCCCGCAGCGGTCAAAGATGATGCCACCGTTAAGAAACACTCCACATCAGACCCGTTCTACTCCGTCGAAGGAGAAATTAAGGAGTTGAAAGAGCTTCTGCCAGAAATTCAGGAGAAAATACAAGATATGATGGACTATAAAACCGAG ACGAAAAAGCGACTCGCCGAAACGCTGTTCTCATCAAACGGCGAAAGCTCCCTCAACGGCGCTGGGTCCAGCTCCTCGGAGGCCAAGCCCAAGCCCGCAGCCTCAGACATCTCCCATCTCATCAAGAGGAAGCGGAAGTCCAGCGAAGGCGACGAGGCCTCCGCTAAAAGGGCTAACACGTGA
- the LOC134651195 gene encoding histone-binding protein N1/N2 isoform X2 — protein sequence MADVEEVTQTPSELLASGRRNLAVRDYNAASEALAKACELLAKEHGDTADQCAEAYLWYGKALLGLSREESGVLGDGMPGTGNADGEEDDENEEENGENGEEENGESEAEPVKAEADDGVKMSEAESTTKDEPASSSTADDQPGPSNGEAADESMADLENEGDVDNLQLAWEMLDLARSILRRRAARDGAAARAQLADVHLALGEVALESETYDKAVVDMQSCLEIQKELYSSDDRRIAETHYQIGLANSLASNFEDAITHFKNAANILETRIKTLENPAAVKDDATVKKHSTSDPFYSVEGEIKELKELLPEIQEKIQDMMDYKTETKKRLAETLFSSNGESSLNGAGSSSSEAKPKPAASDISHLIKRKRKSSEGDEASAKRANT from the exons ATGGCTGATGTAGAAGAAGTGACACAGACCCCTTCAGAGCTACTGGCTAGTGGGCGGCGAAACTTAGCTGTCAGAGACTACAACGCGGCCTCTGAGGCTCTGGCTAAGGCCTGCGAGCTCCTGGCCAAAGAACATGGGGACACGGCCGACCAGTGTGCAGAGGCATATCTATG GTATGGCAAGGCCTTATTGGGACTATCGAGAGAAGAGAGTGGGGTTCTTGGTGACGGGATGCCGGGAACTGGCAATGCCGATGGTGAGGAAGATGACGAGAATGAAG AAGAAAACGGTGAGAATGGCGAGGAAGAGAACGGAGAGTCAGAAGCTGAGCCCGTAAAGGCGGAGGCTGACGATGGAGTGAAGATGAGTGAAGCGGAGTCCACCACTAAAGACGAGCCGGCCAGCAGTAGCACTGCTGATGATCAACCT GGCCCATCTAACGGAGAGGCAGCTGACGAGTCAATGGCTGACTTAGAAAACGAAGGCGATGTTGACAACCTCCAGCTAGCATGGGAAATGTTGG ACCTGGCGCGCAGCATACTGCGGCGGCGCGCGGCACGcgacggcgcggcggcgcgtgcGCAGCTCGCCGACGTGCACCTCGCGCTCGGGGAGGTCGCTCTGGAGAGCGAGACATACGACAAGGCAGTCGTCGATATGC AAAGCTGCTTAGAAATCCAAAAAGAACTGTACAGCAGCGACGATCGCCGCATTGCTGAAACCCACTATCAAATCG GTTTAGCAAACTCGCTCGCCTCCAACTTCGAAGACGCGATCACTCACTTCAAAAATGCCGCCAACATCCTCGAGACTCGCATCAAAACTCTAGAGAACCCCGCAGCGGTCAAAGATGATGCCACCGTTAAGAAACACTCCACATCAGACCCGTTCTACTCCGTCGAAGGAGAAATTAAGGAGTTGAAAGAGCTTCTGCCAGAAATTCAGGAGAAAATACAAGATATGATGGACTATAAAACCGAG ACGAAAAAGCGACTCGCCGAAACGCTGTTCTCATCAAACGGCGAAAGCTCCCTCAACGGCGCTGGGTCCAGCTCCTCGGAGGCCAAGCCCAAGCCCGCAGCCTCAGACATCTCCCATCTCATCAAGAGGAAGCGGAAGTCCAGCGAAGGCGACGAGGCCTCCGCTAAAAGGGCTAACACGTGA
- the LOC134651220 gene encoding uncharacterized protein LOC134651220: protein MANRDSTDAMRPKHMTFSNSQVPLIGSLIDYLDIGVNYLQNRSLRGAKLRPSDATPSLSPTFLALVCLLLGFIANVKLEVVKFDKTPLSYDLHFMLMSKEDDIYIDEIDPSHVMWCIEASDCAALLISCSLIWNSSNVKSSFTEYMFLPWLGVTLRGLILRQLPTVSALVYTMAIIDSQHVNLMFLTGFSFLFLLQARILLEIIRALRARWQRRALSGDERRVQVETLWSNEEEDVPSVEMRNFLY from the exons ATGGCCAATAGAGACTCTACAGATGCAATGCGACCAAAGCACATGACTTTCTCAAACTCTCAAGTGCCTCTCATCGGAAGCCTCATAGACTATTTGGACATCGGCGTTAACTACTTACAGAACAGATCGCTTCGAGGCGCGAAACTCCGGCCCAGCGACGCAACACCCTCCCTATCACCCACTTTCCTAGCTCTCGTCTGTCTTTTGCTTGGATTCATTGCCAATGTAAAACTCGAAGTAGTGAAGTTTGACAAAACCCCGCTGAGCTACGATTTGCATTTCATGCTGATGAGCAAAGAAGATGACATTTATATTGATGAGATCGATCCGTCTC ATGTTATGTGGTGTATTGAAGCTTCGGACTGCGCTGCATTGCTCATCAGCTGTTCACTTATCTGGAATTCTTCAAATGTG AAGTCATCGTTCACCGAATACATGTTCCTGCCCTGGCTGGGAGTGACGCTGCGAGGACTGATCCTCCGCCAGCTCCCGACTGTGTCCGCCCTCGTCTACACCATGGCGATCATCGACAGCCAACATGTCAACCTGATGTTCCTGACTGGCTTCTCCTTTCTGTTTT TGTTGCAAGCGCGGATTTTGTTGGAAATCATTCGAGCGTTGCGCGCGCGCTGGCAGCGGCGCGCGTTGTCGGGCGACGAGCGGCGCGTTCAAGTGGAGACGCTCTGGAGCAACGAGGAGGAAGACGTGCCCAGCGTCGAGATGCGCAACTTCCTCTACTAG
- the LOC134651199 gene encoding prostaglandin reductase 1-like, giving the protein MVKQRKYVVKKHFKGVPKRDDFEIVETELPPIKNGEILIKTEWISVDPYQRAYNSRYPIPYDQFGYQVSLVLESKDPRYPEGSRVVCHQGWCDHSVVNTSQGDATLGLNPVYKLPDLKGLSNSLGIGAIGMPGATAYFGFLELCQPKAGETVVVTGAAGAVGSIVGQIAKIKGCTVIGFAGSDDKVETLEKELGFDKAFNYKTVDVLKALEEAAPKGVDCYFDNVGGEISSQIISQMNYFGRVAVCGSISAYNEDLLNTPKASIIQPSIVMKQLKIEGFIVARWLSRWPEAFADLIKWTKSGQLKTREHVTEGFDKIYDAFVGMLAGENTGKAVVKV; this is encoded by the coding sequence ATGGTGAAGCAAAGGAAATATGTCGTGAAGAAACATTTCAAGGGAGTCCCCAAGCGGGATGACTTCGAAATCGTGGAAACCGAACTACCCCCAATCAAGAATGGGGAAATCCTCATCAAAACCGAGTGGATCAGTGTGGATCCCTACCAGCGTGCCTACAACTCCCGCTACCCCATCCCATACGATCAATTTGGATATCAAGTTAGTTTAGTATTGGAATCCAAAGACCCCAGATATCCAGAAGGCTCTAGAGTCGTCTGTCACCAAGGCTGGTGTGATCACAGCGTCGTTAATACAAGCCAAGGTGACGCGACTTTAGGCTTAAACCCTGTTTACAAGCTTCCCGATTTAAAGGGGCTGTCCAATTCTTTGGGGATCGGAGCCATTGGCATGCCGGGAGCGACTGCGTACTTCGGGTTTCTGGAATTATGTCAGCCGAAAGCAGGCGAGACCGTGGTGGTAACTGGCGCTGCCGGGGCAGTGGGCTCCATCGTTGGACAAATCGCCAAGATCAAAGGTTGTACAGTCATAGGCTTCGCTGGCTCCGACGACAAGGTGGAGACACTCGAGAAGGAGTTGGGTTTTGATAAAGCTTTCAATTATAAAACCGTGGACGTCCTGAAGGCTCTGGAGGAAGCTGCGCCTAAAGGAGTGGACTGCTATTTTGATAACGTTGGCGGTGAAATAAGTAGCCAGATTATTTCTCAAATGAACTACTTTGGAAGAGTTGCCGTCTGCGGAAGTATAAGTGCATACAACGAAGATCTGCTGAATACACCGAAAGCCTCTATAATTCAGCCGAGTATAGTGATGAAACAGTTGAAAATCGAAGGTTTCATCGTTGCGCGATGGCTTTCGCGTTGGCCCGAGGCGTTTGCGGACCTGATAAAGTGGACGAAATCTGGTCAACTGAAGACAAGAGAGCACGTTACCGAGGGCTTCGACAAGATCTACGATGCCTTTGTAGGAATGTTGGCCGGCGAGAATACTGGTAAAGCTGTCGTTAAAGTCTAA
- the LOC134651165 gene encoding LOW QUALITY PROTEIN: prostaglandin reductase 1-like (The sequence of the model RefSeq protein was modified relative to this genomic sequence to represent the inferred CDS: deleted 1 base in 1 codon): MVKARKYVVKRHFQGEPKKDDYELIEYELPPLKDGDILVKAEWISVDPYLRAYNSQLLTPYDQFSAQVGVVLESKSPDFPVGCRIVSQKGWCDYSIVNPKDKLKVELGVYRLPNLGDLSPSLGVGAVGMPGATAYFGFLEICKPKAGETVVVTGAAGAVGSLVGQIAKIKGCRVVGFAGSDEKVKWLETELGFDKAINYKTANVVQALKDAAPKGVDCYFDNVGGEISSQIMMSQMNLHGRVSVCGSISSYNESNLPKATIVQPSLVFKQLKVEGFIVSRWLDRWPEAFADIIQWIKSGKLRPREHITEGFDKLFDAFVGMLAGENIGKAVVKV, from the exons ATGGTAAAGGCGAGAAAATATGTAGTCAAGAGACATTTCCAGGGTGAACCTAAGAAAGATGACTACGAGTTAATTGAGTACGAGCTACCACCGCTTAAAGACGGGGATATTCTCGTCAAGGCAGAGTGGATCAGTGTGGATCCGTACCTACGAGCCTACAACTCACAACTCTTGACCCCTTATGACCAATTCAGCGCCCAAGTAGGCGTAGTTTTGGAATCCAAATCGCCCGACTTCCCCGTCGGGTGCAGAATAGTCTCTCAAAAGGGATGGTGCGATTATAGCATCGTCAATCCTAAAGATAAATTAAAAGTTGAGCTTGGAGTATACAGATTACCAAACTTGGGTGACTTATCTCCGTCCCTAGGAGTTGGAGCCGTAGGTATGCCAGGAGCAACGGCGTATTTTGGCTTTCTGGAAATTTGCAAGCCCAAAGCTGGTGAGACTGTAGTTGTGACCGGCGCTGCCGGTGCTGTCGGCTCGCTGGTCGGACAAATTGCAAAGATAAAGGGCTGCAGAGTCGTAGGTTTCGCCGGATCCGATGAAAAAGTGAAATGGTTGGAGACGGAGCTAGGTTTCGATAAAGCTATCAACTACAAGACGGCAAATGTGGTTCAAGCTTTGAAGGACGCGGCACCGAAGGGAGTCGATTGCTATTTTGACAACGTGGGTGGAGAAATAAGCAGCCAGATTATG ATGTCCCAGATGAATTTACACGGAAGGGTGTCGGTATGTGGCAGTATAAGCTCATACAATGAATCGAATTTGCCAAAAGCGACGATCGTGCAACCATCACTGGTATTTAAGCAACTGAAGGTAGAAGGGTTCATAGTGTCTAGATGGTTGGATCGCTGGCCTGAGGCGTTCGCTGACATCATTCAATGGATAAAGAGTGGCAAACTGAGGCCAAGAGAGCATATCACTGAAGGTTTTGACAAACTGTTCGACGCGTTCGTAGGTATGCTAGCTGGAGAAAATATCGGCAAAGCTGTGGTTAaagtgtaa
- the LOC134651166 gene encoding neprilysin-4-like: MKQADARSPPHGITIKQNPKTGKLLKIITALVLLAFLVTCFIISDSDSADETQLIPENIPKTYNKLEGIPPEERDLFYGFQTSFLPAEELIQAQRHLKSKRSLEDPVTSDNFLWDAWEGVSGPIRPKRNSKFTYTSQDYMEDPLFHRHEVQEHGQENTGESYEDYSYDSAEANSQEDKEGFQTIVEHRNHVDRGPLDDVVEQIRSQPELEEGEMESSALPLYKTSSSHSGIQAFWKGQSDKAAIRATQASIMKRNMDVEADPCHDFYQYACGNWAALNPIPADKAGYDTFEMLRENLDAVLKDLLEFNEPFPSKYPGANLDMNYGFLNTTSKKLYQNTHNDNNKLHIDTIDSNLEEILNSSIDGRYRYDWIKTDGEKPEMVNRIYTLFHRKERDIFKTANNLNPKNLKHVKKKRRGNKLKQVHMKEQDLEIHGKRKKRSLKGKILNLKSFLQKDVHTSTVRKNRSKRDTKTNLPISDDFTKTYDAALKAKFLFKSCMNYEILQKRGHQPLLDLLNLFGGWPILDPGWLPLNFDWIDVMAKLRLYNNDILISEWVGPDIKNSDEYVIQFDQTSLGLPTREYFLQHSNKVYLDAYKHYLIKIALLMGGSKNHVLQSAEKLINFEIKLANITSAPEDRRNVSELYRRMTLRKLEKLVPEIGWRRYLCAVMNRTVHSHETVVLFALTYVQHLVKLIDDTDPEVLANYLLWRFVRHRVNNLDDRFQSAKQQFYFILFGREQSPPRWKNCISQVNSNMGMALGSMFVRKHFDETSKNDTLTMTGDIQQSFRELLHKIDWIDDGTKKLAAQKVDAMMLRIGYPDFILNKKELDQRYKDVKIHPDKYFENTLNILQHLTQMEQSRIGEPVNKTLWNTAPAVVNAYYSRNKNQIMFPAGILQPPFYHRHFPRSLNYGGIGVVIGHEITHGFDDKGRLFDCNGNLHRWWSDSAIEAFHQRAQCLIDQYGLYVVPEVNMKLDGVNTQGENIADNGGVKQAFRAYIRWVQKNGIADETLPGLNHTHTQLFFLNFAQVWCGAMRAEAMRNKLKTAVHSPGRFRVIGTLSNSNDFAREFKCPLGSPMNPKEKCTVW, encoded by the exons ATGAAGCAGGCAGACGCGCGTTCACCGCCCCATGGAATAACTATAAAACAAAACCCCAAGACCGGTAAACTTCTGAAAATTATCACAGCTTTAGTTCTGTTAGCTTTCCTTGTTACATGCTTCATAATCAGTGACTCGGATTCTGCAGATGAAACTCAATTAATTCCTGAAAACATCCCGAAGACGTACAATAAGTTGGAGGGAATCCCTCCCGAGGAAAGAGACCTGTTCTATGGTTTCCAAACCTCCTTTTTACCAGCTGAAGAGCTGATACAAGCGCAAAGACATTTAAAGTCTAAAAGAAGTTTAGAAGACCCAGTTACTAGTGACAACTTTTTGTGGGACGCTTGGGAAGGAGTGAGTGGACCAATCCGGCCGAAACGTAATAGCAAATTTACGTATACGTCACAAGACTACAT GGAAGATCCCCTCTTTCATCGTCACGAGGTCCAGGAGCATGGTCAAGAAAACACCGGCGAGAGTTACGAAGACTATTCTTATGACTCCGCGGAAGCCAACAGCCAGGAAGATAAGGAAGGGTTTCAAAC TATCGTGGAGCATCGTAATCACGTGGATCGCGGCCCCCTAGACGACGTGGTGGAGCAGATCCGTAGCCAGCCAGAACTGGAGGAGGGGGAGATGGAGTCTTCCGCGCTGCCATTGTATAAAACGAGTTCATCGCATTCAG GAATCCAAGCATTCTGGAAAGGGCAAAGCGACAAAGCCGCCATAAGGGCAACGCAGGCAAGCATCATGAAACGAAACATGGACGTTGAAGCCGACCCCTGCCACGACTTCTACCAATATGCTTGCGGGAACTGGGCTGCGCTGAATCCTATTCCAGCTGACAAAGCCGG ATACGATACTTTTGAAATGCTAAGAGAAAATCTAGATGCCGTACTTAAGGACCTACTGGAATTCAATGAACCATTTCCGAGCAAATATCCTGGCGCCAACCTTGACATGAATTATGGTTTTCTAAACACAACTTCGAAAAAACTTTATCAAAACACgcataatgataataataagcTTCACATAGATACAATAGATAGTAACTTAGAAGAAATATTGAACAGTTCCATTGATGGGAGGTACCGATACGACTGGATTAAAACTGATGGGGAGAAACCTGAAATGGTTAATCGTATCTACACTTTGTTTCATAGGAAAGAAAGAGATATATTCAAAACAGCCAATAACTTGAATCCTAAGAATTTGAAACACGTAAAAAAGAAGAGAAGAGGCAATAAACTGAAACAGGTGCATATGAAAGAACAAGATCTTGAAATACATGGGAAAAGAAAGAAACGTAGCCTGAAAGGAAAGATATTAAACCTTAAATCTTTTCTACAAAAAGATGTTCATACTTCTACTGTAAGAAAAAACAGATCGAAACGGGATACTAAAACTAATCTGCCTATTTCAGATGACTTTACTAAAACTTACGATGCAGCATTGAAAGCTAAGTTTCTATTTAAATCGTGTATGAACTACGAAATACTACAAAAACGTGGGCACCAACCACTTCTAGATCTATTGAATTTGTTCGGAGGTTGGCCTATTCTTGACCCGGGATGGTTACCGCTAAACTTTGACTGGATAGATGTCATGGCAAAGTTGCGATTGTACAATAATGACATTTTAATTTCGGAGTGGGTAGGTCCGGATATCAAAAATTCTGACGAATACGTTATTCAGTTTGACCAGACGAGCTTAG GTTTGCCTACAAGAGAATACTTTCTGCAACATTCCAATAAAGTATACCTGGATGCATACAAGCATTATCTCATAAAAATTGCTCTTTTAATGGGCGGAAGTAAGAATCATGTGTTGCAAAGTGCAGAGAAACTCATCAATTTTGAAATAAA GTTAGCAAATATAACATCAGCTCCAGAGGACAGGAGAAACGTGTCTGAACTCTACCGGAGAATGACTCTACGTAAGCTAGAGAAATTGGTGCCAGAGATTGGATGGAGACGATACTTGTGTGCCGTCATGAACAGGACCGTTCATTCACATGAAACTGTTGTGCTTTTTGCACTCACCTACGTACAA CACCTCGTTAAACTGATCGACGACACAGATCCAGAGGTGCTGGCCAACTACTTGTTGTGGCGTTTTGTCAGGCACAGGGTCAACAACCTTGATGATCGTTTTCAGTCAGCCAAGCAACA ATTTTACTTCATATTGTTTGGTCGAGAACAATCACCTCCGCGGTGGAAGAATTGCATTTCTCAAGTTAACTCAAACATGGGCATGGCTCTTGGATCCATGTTCGTAAGGAAACACTTCGACGAAACCAGCAAAAACGATACCCTTACTATGACAGGAGATATACAACAGTCCTTTAGGGAACTGCTCCATAAAATTGACTGGATAGATGATGGGACAAAAAAATTAGCCGCGCAAAAAGTAGACGCTATGATGCTGAGGATAGGATATCctgattttattttgaataagaAAGAGTTAGATCAGAGATATAAAGATGTGAAAATACACCCTGACAAGTATTTTGAGAATACTTTGAATATTTTGCAACATTTGACTCAAATGGAACAGTCTCG GATAGGCGAGCCAGTAAACAAGACATTGTGGAACACAGCACCAGCAGTGGTAAACGCGTATTACAGCCGCAACAAGAACCAGATCATGTTCCCGGCTGGGATACTGCAACCGCCATTCTACCATCGCCACTTTCCGCGGTCGCTCAATTACGGAGGCATCGGTGTCGTCATAG GCCATGAAATAACGCACGGCTTCGACGATAAAGGTCGCCTCTTTGACTGCAACGGAAATCTACATCGCTGGTGGTCAGACTCTGCTATAGAAGCGTTCCATCAGCGTGCGCAGTGTCTGATAGATCAGTATGGTCTCTACGTGGTGCCTGAAGTCAACATGAAACTCGACGGTGTCAACACACAG GGTGAAAACATAGCCGACAACGGCGGCGTGAAGCAAGCGTTCCGCGCCTACATCCGCTGGGTCCAAAAGAACGGAATCGCCGACGAGACGCTGCCCGGCCTCAACCATACACACACGCAACTATTCTTCCTTAACTTTGCGCAG GTATGGTGTGGCGCAATGCGTGCTGAAGCGATGAGGAACAAACTGAAGACAGCCGTGCACTCTCCGGGCCGCTTCCGTGTCATCGGGACCCTTTCGAACTCTAACGACTTTGCCAGGGAATTCAAATGCCCACTCGGGTCGCCTATGAATCCGAAAGAAAAGTGCACAGTGTGGTAG